Genomic window (Thermodesulfobacteriota bacterium):
TTGAATTACGTCGATATCTTCATTTAGAAGAGAATCTAACAAGATAGATATTATAGAGGAATTTGACCAAAGCGGGCAAAACGGCAATGAGAACGACGGCTATGATGACAAAAATAAAGTTATTTTTAACCAGCGGAATTCTGCCAAAAAAATAACCCCCCAGGACAAAAGTCAAAATCCAGGCAACACCCCCGATAATGTCATATGCAGTAAACCGCTTGTACGACATACGCCCAATACCGGCTACGAATGGTGAGAATGTGCGAATAAACGGTATGAACCGAGCAATAATGATCGCGTTTCCGCCATATTTTCTGTAGAACTCATGGGTTTGAGTAATGTGCTCCTTGCTAAAAAAGAGAGATTCTTTCTTCTCGAGGGCCTTAGGCCCCAAAAAGTACCCTAGCCAGTAATTTAGATTATCCCCGGTAATGGCGGCGGCGCTTAGGACGATGATTAACCACTCCACATCCAGCAAGCCCAGGGAAGCAAATGTACCCGCGGCGAATAGGAGCGTTTCTCCAGGGAGAAACGGGGTAATCACCACCAGCCCGGTCTCGCAGAATATAATCACAAAAAGAAGCATGTAGGTCCAAGAGCCGTAATCACGGATGATTAATCCGAAATGTCTGTCCAGGTGAAGAAGTATCTCGACCAAATCCTTTACTGATTCCATGACCAGCTCCGGTCAACCGTTATGGTTTCATATTTTGTTACACGTCGTGCTCAAAAGTCTGACCCCGATATGTATAAAATAGCTTTGCTCGAAAGTCATTTCCTTACTCCTATCATCCTGAGTATTAGATCATATAAAGAGTTAGAATCGGAGGGACTGATTACAAACGAGACTTTAGTTGAGACATCTAAAATAAAATAACTGAAAAATACGCTTATTTGTACTTTGCCGTCTATCCTCGATATCGAAAAGCGCCTACATTTTTCCATTATACTGCCTAACGCCATGGAATCTACCTACATGATTGCCGTACGTAAAATACAGGGATTCCGTAATTGATATGTGCTCCAAGATTTGAGAGAATAAGTATTATACGTCTAATTAAAAGGCGGGATGCCGACTTATATAACCGAAGGAATTAGACATAACCTTTCGAGCTGAATAATAGTAAACCTTGAATTAGCAAAGGAGGAAAAATGGCACAAAGACCGATATTAAGACAAGACGTCGAGGAACTAAAGAACGACCTTTCCAAACTGGGTAATGACTTATCTGTGTTAGCCAAGCGAGTAGTTGAAATGGGCCGGGAGGAAACAGTCTCGGCCAAAGAAAGTCTCGATTTGGAGGTTCGAAAATTACTCCAAGAAATAGGCACCTTGCTAGACGAAACGGGTAGGAAGGGTAAGATTGCAGCCGAATCGGTACAGGAAAAAATAGAAAAAAAG
Coding sequences:
- a CDS encoding VTT domain-containing protein translates to MESVKDLVEILLHLDRHFGLIIRDYGSWTYMLLFVIIFCETGLVVITPFLPGETLLFAAGTFASLGLLDVEWLIIVLSAAAITGDNLNYWLGYFLGPKALEKKESLFFSKEHITQTHEFYRKYGGNAIIIARFIPFIRTFSPFVAGIGRMSYKRFTAYDIIGGVAWILTFVLGGYFFGRIPLVKNNFIFVIIAVVLIAVLPALVKFLYNIYLVRFSSK